One genomic window of Oncorhynchus kisutch isolate 150728-3 linkage group LG24, Okis_V2, whole genome shotgun sequence includes the following:
- the dnajc22 gene encoding dnaJ homolog subfamily C member 22, producing MTKSVTVTYALWAMGGPLGLHHLYLGRDSHALLWMLTLGGFGVGWAREFFRIPAYVGEANRETEGGLRDSKRHPIARPPPVSIARFAGQISVGIYFGTVALIGLNSLSFFYLIVLPLCVGAGVHLVSSVGEQTTDLHKTLIACVITSPIFYGSTISPLPISIAASVTASQHRRFKTHPSSGSQQELGPRLYRLALVWLAFSAPLGYSIFHNTTATLYYLSDCVAALLDMFWFFPWLRSVVEYFLLLPYRILGAFTGWGPSEESWRKVLEILLTERSQREREALQMLSVNKEASMDEITHSYRELVKVWHPDHNPGSKMEEAQKMFIQIQEAYETLLRGQKLEHRNK from the exons ATGACGAAAAGTGTGACTGTCACCTATGCCTTATGGGCAATGGGTGGACCGTTGGGCCTTCATCACCTGTACTTAGGAAGAGACAGCCATGCCCTGCTATGGATGCTAACCCTTGGGGGCTTTGGAGTTGGCTGGGCCAGAGAGTTCTTTCGTATCCCTGCATATGTGGGAGAAGCCAACCGGGAGACAGAAGGAGGGTTAAGAGATAGCAAAAGGCACCCTATAGCCAGACCTCCACCTGTGAGCATTGCCAGATTTGCTGGTCAGATTTCCGTAGGGATCTATTTCGGAACGGTGGCACTGATCGGCCTGAACTCCCTGAGTTTCTTCTACCTGATTGTACTGCCGCTGTGTGTGGGCGCCGGGGTCCACCTGGTTTCCAGTGTGGGAGAGCAGACAACTGACCTACACAAGACCCTCATCGCCTGTGTCATCACCTCCCCTATCTTCTATGGCAGCACCATCTCCCCTCTGCCCATCAGTATCGCTGCCAGCGTCACAGCGTCACAGCACCGCAGGTTCAAAACCCATCCATCTTCTGGGAGTCAACAAGAACTGG GTCCTCGTCTCTACCGTCTGGCCCTCGTCTGGCTGGCATTCTCAGCTCCACTGGGATACAGTATCTTCCACAACACCACAGCCACTCTCTACTACCTGTCTGACTGTGTGGCAGCCCTGCTGGACATGTTCTGGTTCTTTCCCTGGCTCCGCTCGGTGGTGGAGTATTTCCTGCTGCTACCCTACAG GATACTGGGTGCTTTCACGGGCTGGGGCCCCTCGGAGGAGAGCTGGAGGAAGGTTTTGGAGATCCTGCTCACAGAGcgcagtcagagggagagagaggcactgCAA ATGTTGTCAGTGAATAAGGAGGCTTCTATGGATGAGATAACACATAGCTACAGAGAGCTGGTGAAGGTGTGGCACCCAGACCACAACCCTGGCAGCAAGATGGAAGAGGCACAGAAGATGTTTATTCAGATCCAAGAAGCCTATGAGACTCTGCTCAGAGGACAGAAGCTTGAGCATCGAAATAAATGA